In the Salvia splendens isolate huo1 chromosome 16, SspV2, whole genome shotgun sequence genome, CCATGGAGGTTCCTTGACTTGATGAGGAACAAAAGCTGGGCTTTGATAGGCGATTCTATCTCGAGGAACCACGTGCAGTCGCTGCTGTGTATGCTTTCAGTGGTAAAATTTTGATCTAAGTTGGTTCTACATTTATAGTACTATCAATTTTATGTTCCATGCTTTTTTGCTTTGTGGTTGGAGAATTTAAAATAAGACTCAAGAGCAAATGGTTATTAATGGATTAGTTGtattttaatgaaatgaaggttttaaTCTAATGCATGCAATCAATGTGGGTAGAATGTTTCCATATTAGGCATCTCTTTAATGTTGTATGGGCTGTACAGATTTTCATGGTAGTTTTTTATTCGTGTTCTACGTAACCTTAGGAGTTTGGACTATCTCCACCATCTGGTTGACTATgatccatttttttttgttttcttatatAATTAACTTCTTGATTTTGGTTCTGGACTCtggatataaatttttttaattatggttTGGTTTTAGGATGTCTTCTCATAATTCTGCTGATAACGAAGACAGAAGGTAAGAATTTATGAACGAAGATTCTTACGTTATGTTGCAACTCTTTTTGATTGATCGTGAAGAGTGTCTAGGGATGATCTTATTCCCAATTTACCTAATGTAGCTTGGTGTAAATTTTCATCCTTACTTTAGAGGTATAATCTCGTACTATAACGATAAATTTTCATCCTTACTTTAGAGGTATAATCTCGTACTATAACGATCTAGTATATCTGTCGTGTAAATGAGATACACATTAGTAGATGTAGGTTTTGGTTTGGGCTTCTGATTTCATGTGTTTTTCACATTGATGTTGTTGAGCATGATTGACTCAGACTCGTGTGAACATGTTAGACCCGAGGTGAAGGATGTTTCTGATTACTACTAAAACTAGGCTATTTTTCACTTCAGGTTGAAAAACCAGACCACGTTTATCACGACGAGGGTTACAAAAACCGCAGATGGGTCTTCCCCTCGTACAATTTTTCCCTTTCGGTTCTCTGGTCGCCCTTCCTTGCTCAAGCTGCCATTTTCGAAGACATAAATGGCGTTGCCTCTTCCGAAATAGAACTCCATCTCGACAAACTGGACAAGAATTGGACTCGGCAGTACAACGATTTAGATTACATGATACTCTCAAGTGGAAAATGGTTTGTCAAAGGATCCATCTACTACGAAAACGACCAGATACTAGGCTGCCACTTCTGCCCAAAGAGGAACATAACCGAGGTCGAGATCAAATTCGCATACCGCAAAGTCATCAGGAACGTGTTTAGCTTTATCATTGCGTCAAAACACAAGGGGATTATCTTCTATCGGGCCTCCACGCCCGACCACTTTGAGAACGGGGAGTGGTTTAGTGGCGGAATTTGTGAGAGAAAACTACCTGCAAGGCATGGTGAGTTTGAGCTCAAGGAACTGAACAGGATTCTCCGAGATGTGGAGCTTGAGGAGTTTGAGAAAGTGTCGCCTAAAGCAGCTGAAAACGGGGTGAACCTTAAACTCTTAGACGTGAACCCTCTTTCACTGCTACGGCCAGATGCACACCCGGGACCCTATCGGTTTTTCCAACCATTTGCCAAAGACAAGAACGCGAAGGTGATCAACGACTGCCTCCATTGGTGCCTTCCCGGCCCGATTGATACTTGGAATGATCTGCTGATGGAGATGCTCGTTGGTGGTTGAGAAACGAGCATGTTTTCCTGTTTGTGCGCGTTTTAGGTTCGTGCAGTGTGTCAAACACCATTTCGATAAGTTTTTCATGCTCTCTGTGCTCAGTAGAAGAATTCTATGTATTTACACGGTATTGATTGTGTACCTAAAATTTATTGAGATTTGTTTCTGAATGTAAATTAGCAGTcgagaaattaaaaaatgtggATGCTGAGAAGAATAACTGATGAAATGTTGTTTTAAGTAGTACAGTAtgctagtattattattattatttttttaatcttaagCTGCAGTGAATACCATTTATTTCAAAGGATTTTGTGTGAGAAAAAGGGTGCATGATATTACAGGAAAGGATTTTGTGTGATAAAAATGTTTTTGTTCTAGTTCTTGCAGCAATGTGAAACAGTTGTTGACTATTAATAccaccaaaaaaaaatacttatatgCATATTCATCGATTTCCAATATAATTCTTGTAAAAATGTTAACAAGAcaagtaatatttttaaattaatttttctttatcttATAGTACTTGagtagattttatttttatttttcaaatactAATATGTCTATATTgttaattttctcaaaagaaacacaaatagaaaaataatactccatactATGAATTGAGTGATTAAAcaatatatgaatatttgtACAAGTTAactattataattttaaatataaatgtatttttttagataTTATCTGACCCCACAAATTTTATTGTCTGGATCAATCTCTGGGCAGAAAAACAACATTGATGACATCTTAATAACTTTTATTAATTCTTTATTGATTGAAACATTAAAGTACCCAATAAATTATGGAGTATAATCTACTATTTACCTATTAATATTGATTTCTTTAATATTTCAACAATTTTCTGATTGTTTAATATGAGAACTCTATTATAAAATTCATGTAAATGCTTTTCTAGATGCTTAATAGTACtatcactataaaaaaaaggataatAACACTTTTTAATGATATTAAGAATGTTAATTTATATGTCTAATtatattaacattttttaataaagtgttcTTATTATTGATGTCCCAATTAAATAAAAGcttaataaaagtaaaaaattaaaagctttattaaaagttaaaaaattaagataatttgCTTTCAATTTAGAAATACTTTCTTCTGAATCTTAAATACTCCATACTTAGTTATTTTTAGATCCTAAATATTCgttatttttagaaatttctAAATGCTATAAG is a window encoding:
- the LOC121770684 gene encoding protein trichome birefringence-like 23, yielding MENKILYNWKSWWRAFNTHNFFAIKLGVSILLVALAFRILFNRSLELSPVSETPFLESVGPLISVYSETRADHISPQGKAKCDLFDGDWITDKTEPFYTNSTCEFIEQHQNCMKNGRPDRDYLYWRWKPRGCDLPRLDPWRFLDLMRNKSWALIGDSISRNHVQSLLCMLSVVEKPDHVYHDEGYKNRRWVFPSYNFSLSVLWSPFLAQAAIFEDINGVASSEIELHLDKLDKNWTRQYNDLDYMILSSGKWFVKGSIYYENDQILGCHFCPKRNITEVEIKFAYRKVIRNVFSFIIASKHKGIIFYRASTPDHFENGEWFSGGICERKLPARHGEFELKELNRILRDVELEEFEKVSPKAAENGVNLKLLDVNPLSLLRPDAHPGPYRFFQPFAKDKNAKVINDCLHWCLPGPIDTWNDLLMEMLVGG